In Xylanibacter ruminicola 23, a single genomic region encodes these proteins:
- a CDS encoding RNA methyltransferase, with the protein MKKLRTIEMDRLTVDEFKQADKLPLIVVLDDVRSMHNVGSVFRTGDAFRIEAVYLCGITSTPPMAEIHKTALGAEDSVTWKYFDTALEAVETLKAEGYEVYSVEQAHGSTMLQNFTPINNKKYAVVLGNEVKGVHQEVIDASDGCLEIPQFGTKHSMNVSVTGGIIIWHFAKNIIL; encoded by the coding sequence ATGAAGAAGTTACGTACAATAGAAATGGATCGTCTGACTGTCGACGAGTTTAAGCAGGCAGACAAGTTGCCACTCATTGTGGTGTTAGATGATGTGCGATCAATGCATAATGTGGGTAGTGTTTTCCGTACGGGTGATGCTTTCCGTATCGAGGCAGTTTATCTTTGTGGTATTACCAGTACACCACCTATGGCCGAGATTCATAAAACAGCTCTTGGTGCCGAGGATAGTGTAACATGGAAATACTTCGATACGGCACTTGAGGCAGTTGAGACATTAAAGGCTGAAGGCTATGAAGTTTATTCTGTTGAACAAGCTCATGGTTCAACCATGCTTCAGAACTTTACACCTATTAATAATAAGAAGTATGCTGTGGTGTTAGGCAACGAGGTAAAAGGTGTTCATCAGGAAGTCATCGATGCTTCGGATGGTTGTTTAGAGATACCTCAGTTTGGCACCAAACACTCCATGAATGTATCAGTAACAGGTGGCATCATCATCTGGCATTTTGCAAAAAATATCATTCTTTAG
- the nadA gene encoding quinolinate synthase NadA has product MVLTTKELKAEIRKMCEEKDAIILAHYYTIGDIQDIADFVGDSLALARKAAETDAKVMVMCGVHFMAETCKLLSPDKIVLCPDLAAGCSLADSCKAEDLKKFKDEHPGYQVISYVNTTAAVKALTDVVVTSGNAKKVVDQLPKDAKLIFGPDYNLGNYINEVTGRKMLLWNGGCHVHERFSVSKILELKKQYPDAVVMAHLECKAPVLAVAEVKGSTATMLNYAQQSDKKQFIVATEAGILHEMQRTCPDKEFIPVPPEISESGLECSCNECNYMKLNTLEKVYNCLKTMSPQIEVDPEIAKEAVKPINRMLELS; this is encoded by the coding sequence ATGGTGTTGACAACAAAGGAGCTGAAAGCTGAGATTCGTAAGATGTGTGAGGAAAAAGATGCCATCATCCTGGCTCACTATTATACGATTGGTGATATTCAGGATATCGCCGATTTTGTAGGTGACTCGTTGGCTTTGGCGCGTAAGGCTGCCGAGACTGATGCCAAAGTAATGGTAATGTGTGGTGTGCACTTTATGGCCGAAACCTGTAAGCTGCTATCGCCTGATAAGATTGTGCTTTGTCCTGATCTGGCAGCTGGCTGTTCGCTGGCCGACAGTTGTAAGGCCGAAGACCTGAAGAAGTTTAAGGATGAGCATCCTGGTTATCAGGTTATCAGTTATGTAAATACCACAGCAGCTGTTAAGGCGCTGACTGATGTGGTGGTGACCAGTGGAAATGCAAAGAAGGTGGTTGATCAGTTGCCAAAGGATGCTAAGCTGATATTTGGTCCTGACTATAATCTTGGTAACTATATCAATGAGGTGACAGGTAGAAAGATGTTGCTTTGGAATGGTGGTTGTCATGTGCACGAGCGTTTCTCGGTTTCAAAGATTCTGGAGCTTAAAAAGCAGTATCCCGATGCAGTAGTGATGGCACACTTGGAGTGCAAGGCACCAGTATTGGCTGTGGCTGAAGTTAAGGGAAGTACAGCTACGATGCTGAATTATGCCCAGCAGAGCGATAAAAAGCAGTTTATTGTGGCTACAGAGGCTGGTATTCTGCACGAGATGCAACGTACTTGTCCTGATAAGGAATTTATCCCTGTACCTCCAGAAATAAGCGAGAGTGGCTTAGAATGCAGTTGTAATGAGTGTAATTACATGAAATTAAATACACTCGAGAAGGTTTATAACTGTTTAAAGACTATGAGCCCTCAGATTGAGGTTGATCCTGAGATAGCTAAAGAAGCTGTTAAGCCAATTAATAGAATGCTGGAGTTGAGTTAA
- a CDS encoding DUF6108 family protein — MKRVLMIFMACFWMLLTTNAQSGLNIEPLFAGKIIPQQRMVETRVKGKMLSKYQLTLFRSVRFQANNKQEITRVHDLIELDKKKHPNNIYSENYSSTKSRSKETLMLQLSKEGNHNRFLCYKRNNEEVTVIYMEGTLNSLDTLRELIK; from the coding sequence ATGAAACGAGTACTGATGATTTTCATGGCGTGTTTTTGGATGCTGCTTACAACCAATGCACAGAGTGGACTGAACATAGAACCACTCTTTGCAGGAAAGATTATCCCACAGCAGCGAATGGTTGAAACACGAGTAAAAGGTAAGATGCTCTCTAAGTATCAGCTTACCTTATTTCGCAGTGTGCGCTTTCAGGCCAACAATAAGCAGGAGATAACTCGTGTACACGATCTGATTGAACTCGATAAGAAAAAGCATCCTAACAATATCTATTCTGAAAACTACTCAAGCACCAAGAGTCGTTCGAAGGAAACATTGATGCTACAACTATCCAAAGAGGGCAACCATAACCGTTTTCTGTGCTATAAACGAAATAACGAGGAGGTTACGGTTATCTATATGGAAGGTACGCTCAATTCGCTGGATACATTACGAGAATTAATTAAATAA
- a CDS encoding RNA polymerase sigma factor, with amino-acid sequence MTTDEFKQQAEGLRLQLISVAQKYLGTTDEAEDIVQDTMVKLWLMREQLKSPISAFACMVTRNLCIDCLRRKHPTVDITQLSYEDDLSDDGEQIEQMLRVIDTLPSTQRTILRMHHLQGMKTKEIAIVLGSTEVAVRKTLSRARSMVRKRLIAIFAAASLLIGISMVTVHVLKVENSDECVAYVYGKKYTDQQTVMAEMKRTMGEMTEDNTQNEIEQQLNDLFSN; translated from the coding sequence ATGACAACTGACGAGTTTAAACAACAGGCAGAAGGGCTTAGGCTTCAATTAATCAGTGTGGCTCAGAAATATCTGGGTACTACTGATGAGGCTGAGGACATCGTACAGGATACGATGGTGAAACTCTGGCTGATGCGCGAACAACTGAAATCGCCTATTTCAGCTTTTGCCTGTATGGTAACTCGCAACCTATGTATCGATTGTCTGCGCAGAAAGCATCCCACAGTAGATATCACTCAATTATCTTACGAAGATGATCTGAGCGATGATGGCGAGCAGATAGAACAGATGCTACGCGTTATCGACACACTTCCTTCTACACAGCGAACCATTCTGCGTATGCATCATCTACAAGGTATGAAAACCAAGGAGATTGCTATCGTGCTTGGCTCAACCGAGGTGGCTGTGCGTAAAACGCTGAGTAGAGCCAGATCGATGGTACGTAAACGCTTGATAGCTATATTCGCAGCCGCATCGTTACTGATAGGCATATCGATGGTAACAGTTCATGTGCTGAAAGTAGAAAACAGCGATGAATGTGTAGCTTATGTATATGGTAAGAAATATACCGACCAGCAGACTGTTATGGCTGAGATGAAGCGAACGATGGGTGAGATGACTGAGGATAATACTCAGAATGAGATAGAACAACAGTTGAACGATTTATTTAGTAATTAA